A segment of the Colletotrichum destructivum chromosome 3, complete sequence genome:
cgtgggcgctTCGGACTGCTTCTCGCCCGTGGCCTTGATCCACTCTCCCTGCACATCCCGAGCTCTCTCGATGAGCTCTCCGATGAAGAGCTTCGATACCGACTTGACAGCGAGGGCGACGTTCGGGGGTACGGATTGCGAGACGGTCGCGTTGACGACCTGCGGATGCGTCAGTGGGGTACAAAAAGCCGTCTGTCAGGCGGGATGAAACCTACTCGTTTGACCACGGCGTCTGTCAATTTGGCAGCGCGCCATTGTTCGTATCGGTCGTATTGTTCCGGGTCGAAGGACTCGACGAGCATGGCACGTAATCTTATTtcctcctgcttctgctcctgAGTCCTGACTGTAGAGTCCACCAACGCCATGCGCATGTCATtatcatcgtcttcatcattGGCGCCATCCTCCTGGCCTTCGGCGCCTGCGCCCGTTCCGCTAACCGTCGTGGGCGCGCGCCCGCCTACGAGGGACGGCGTCTGCTCCCTCGCCTCGACATTTGTTTGATTCTTGGGCTTCCTGCCGCGCTTTTTCTTCGGAGGCCCGCTGACCTGACT
Coding sequences within it:
- a CDS encoding Putative TAFII28-like protein, which encodes MASPPYSYSPTALSPPYPSSAQLPMSNKKRASDGAPPGSAKRRKASTLSVTSAAAHPLRQTSFPPEARSPFPRSPSADNLSVVSGSQVSGPPKKKRGRKPKNQTNVEAREQTPSLVGGRAPTTVSGTGAGAEGQEDGANDEDDDNDMRMALVDSTVRTQEQKQEEIRLRAMLVESFDPEQYDRYEQWRAAKLTDAVVKRVVNATVSQSVPPNVALAVKSVSKLFIGELIERARDVQGEWIKATGEKQSEAPTPPPKDEASQSQAAKDDRRGPLRPDHLREAWRRYKMSGDGGWAGIQGLWHEQQQSGVERFPVRTGGRRVFR